The sequence below is a genomic window from Microbacterium abyssi.
GGCGCTGGCAGCGCAGGCCGGTATCAGCGACGTGCGCGCGGAACTGCGTCCCGAAGACAAAGCGACCGCGATCGGGGAGCTGTCAAAGGCGGGGTCGGTTGCAATGATCGGCGACGGCATCAACGACGCCCCCGCTCTGGCCGCCGCGGACATCGGCATCGCGATGGGCGCGACCGGCTCGGACGCGGCGATCGAGTCCGCCGACGTCGCGTTCACCGGCCACGACCTCCGCCTCATCCCGCGCGCGTTCGACCACGCCCGCCGCGGACGCCGCATCATCAACCAGAACATCGTCCTGTCGCTGCTGATCATCACCGCGCTGCTGCCGCTCGCGCTGTTCGGCGTCCTCGGACTCGCCGCTGTGGTGCTGGTCCACGAGATCGCCGAGGTCGTCGTGATCCTCAACGGACTCCGCGCCGCCCGCACGCGTACCCCACGGCTGGAGAGCTGATGCTTGCGACCATCGGCTCAGCGATCGGCTTGTTTGCTGCGACCAACATCGATGACATCGTCGTGCTGACCGTGCTGTTCCTGGCCTCCAGCCGAGGGAAGCCGCGACCGTGGCAGATCGTCGCAGGCCAGTACCTCGGGTTCATCACCCTCGTCGTGATCAGCGTGATCGCCGCGCTCGGCCTGACCATCGTCCCCGACGAATGGGTGGGCTTCCTCGGCCTGATCCCGCTCGGCATCGGCATCTGGACCCTCGTGCGGGGCCTGCGACGCAACGGTGACGACGATGACGACGACGAGAAGATCACCGCGGTCGGGCTGTGGGGCGTCGCCGGGATCACGATCGCCAACGGGGCCGACAACATCTCCCTCTACACGCCGATCTTCCGCACCAGTTCGCCCGGCGACGTCGTCGTCATGATCGCGGTGTTCCTCGTCCTCGTCGCCGTCTGGTGCGCTGCTGGACGCCTGATCGGAACCCACAAGGCCGTCACCGAAACGCTTGAACGCGTCGAGCACTGGCTCGTACCCGTCGTGTTCATCGGCCTGGGCCTGTTCATCCTGATCGATTCCGGCGTCATCGTCCGCCTCGTCGAGGTCCTCGCATGACCCCGGACGCGGCTGCCGATGCTGAGCTGACGTCGGGAGAGCGGCAGCAGAGGGGGCGTTGGCGGCTCACGGCGGGGGCACTCGCGCTCGGCGGGCTCGTCCTCCTGATCGATCAGGGGACGAAGGCATGGGCGGAGGCCACGCTCACAGTAAGTGAGCGCCTCCCGCTGATCGGCGACCTGCTGGGCCTGCAACTCGCTTACAACCCCGGCGCGGCGTTCTCCTTCGGTGAGGGTTCCACCTGGGTGTTCGCGCTGGTGGCCGTCGCGGCCACCGTCACCGCGATCGTGTTCGCGTTCCGTGTCCGACACCCCGGGTGGGCGATCGTGATCGGCGCGCTTGGCGGGGCCGCCGCCTCCCACGCCGGCGACAGGCTTTTCCGTGCTCCAGGGTTCGCCCAGGGGCACGTCGTGGACTTCCTCGCCTACGGGAACTGGTTCATCGGGAACGTCGCCGACGTCGTGATCGTCACCGCCGCGATCGCCGGAGCGCTTCTGATGATCCGCGGCAACGAGAACTGAGAGGACCATCATGGAGATCATCCTGCAGTATTTCAACGGCTGCCCCAACTGGGAGGTGCTCGACCAGCGGCTCGCTGAAGTAGTCAACGACCGATCCGATGTCAGGGTCATACGTCAGCTGGTCGAGACCCCCGAGGACGCCGTGCGCCTCGGGTTCCACGGCTCCCCAACCGTGCTCGTCGACGGCATCGACCCGTTCGCCGACGAGCGTACCCACGTCGGGCTCGCCTGCCGGATGTTCCGCACGCCAGCTGGGATCGCCGGGTCGCCGACCGTCGAGCAGTTGCGCGAAGCGATTTCCGGCCCGGGCGCTGACGTGTGATGCTCGTTCAGGCGTGGTCGGAACGGAGTGCCGGATAGTCGGACCAGTCACCGCCGGCGAGACGCGACCATGCGGCGGCGGACGAGGTCGTGATGCCGAGGAGATCCGAGACGATCCGGGGATGCATTTGCCGGGTGAGCTCGATGAGCGCTGTGGTGCGTGCGCTTCCCGCGAGCAGGCCTTCGGCGCGAAGACGACGGCTCAGCGGGCCCGGGGTGAGGTGATTGCCTGGGTTCCGGCCGGGGAACAGCCATCCTTCAGGATGGTGCTTCGCGGCGTCGGCGAGATCGCTGATGGCGTCGCCAAGGATCTCGGGGAGCCCGATCGGCTCGGCCCCGACGGTCAGCGTGACGGGCCGCGAGCTCGTATCGATCTGTGTCCGGGTGATCGTGACGATGCGGGTCAGCTGGATGCCGTAGAGCAGTACGAGGAGCCCGGCTGCCCGGGTCTTCGGGTCCATGCCGGCATCCGACAGGAACTTGCGAGCCATCTGCCATCGGTGGTCGGAGGCGTAGCTTCGCCCTTCGAGGCGATGGGCTCGGAACTCGACTCGGAGGGTGCTCATCCGGTGCCGTCGTAGCCAGCGAGTGAATGGTGCCAGCGCGTCACGCTGGCTCGGTGAATCAGTCAGATATGCGTCGAGCCGGCGCTGCGGATAGGTTGCCAGCGTCTCTTGCTGTGACCGAATCTCTCGAAGAAGCGCGGCGCAGTACTTCAGCGCGGCCCGTTGCCTTTGGAAGCCAGCGGCTGGACTCGAGGTGACGTCCCGTGGAGTGGTGGAGGTTCCGGCAGGGTCGCCCGCGTCGTAGACGTGGGTGAGCCATCGTGCGATGGTCAGTGAGAAGTACCGATCAAAGTTCTCTCTCACAGGAAGACACAAAGCACGATGGCTCTAGACCAGTCTGCCCTCCTCGAGCTGCTCGGGGAACTGAAACTCACCGATGTCACCGACCGGATCCGCGTCGCGACCGAAGCGCTCTACCAGGAGCTGATCGACGCGGAAGCGGCCGCGTTCATCGGCGCCGCCCCCTTCGAACGCACCCCGGACCGTGTGACGCAACGCAACGGCACCCGTCCCCGCACGCTCACGACGACAGCGGGCGAGTTGGAATTGCGGATCCCGAAGCTGCGACAGGGATCGTTCTTCCCGTCGTTGTTGGAGCGGCGCCGTCGCGTTGATCAGGCGCTGTTCGCGGTCGTGATGGAGGCGTATGTTCACGGCGTCTCCACCCGCAAGGTCGATGATCTGGTGAAGGCGCTCGGCGCGGACACCGGGATCTCGAAGTCCGAGGTGTCGCGGATCTGCGCGAACCTGGACGAGGACGTTGCCGCGTTCCGCGACCGGCCCCTCGCGGACACTTCCTACCCGTATGTGTTCCTCGACGCGACCTACTGCAAAGCCCGCGTCGGCCGGCGCGTGGTCTCCCAGGCGGTCGTCGTCGCGATCGGTGTCGCCGCCGACGGGCGCCGGGAAGTGCTCGGGTTCGAGGTCGGAGAAACAGAATCACAGCCGTTCTGGACGACGTTCCTGCGGTCATTGAAGGCTCGAGGGCTCGGCGGGGTCAAGCTGGTGATCTCCGACGCTCACACCGGCCTGATCTCCGCGATCGAGACGGTGTTCGCTGGCGCCAGCTGGCAACGCTGCCGGGTCCATTTCATGCGCAACGTGCTCTCGAACGTCCCGAAAGCGTCCGGTCCGATGGTCGCGTCGATCATCCGCACGATCTTCGCCCAACCCGACACCGAGCACGTGTTCGCACAGTTCCACGAGGTCGTGCGCATGCTGACCCGCTCACATCCGAAGATCGCGGACATGCTCGAAGACGCGAAGGACGACATCCTCGCGTTCTGCGGATTCCCACAGCAGCACTGGCGGCAGATCTGGTCCACGAACCCGCTCGAGCGGGTCAACAAGGAGATCAAACGACGCACCGACGTCGTCGGCACCTTCCCCAACCCCGCCGCGCTCCTGCGCCTCGCCGGGCACGTGCTGATCGAGCAGCACGACGAATGGGACGGCGCAGACCGCCGCTACTTCTCCGAACACTCCATGAAACTCCTCACCGCCATCGACGAGGAGGTGGCCATCCCAGAACTCAACGCGGCATAATCACAGAAGCTGATCCCGCACGGTGTCGAGAAACTCCACCATTCAGCGGGACGTCACCGGACTCGATGTACTGCGGGGTACCGCTCGGAAAGCCCGGGTGGACCGGAGGAGCTCCCAGGTGCAGTACCGGCGCAGGACCAGCCGGTCCTCGGCATGTTCGATGCCCGCCAACCATCCATCGAGCCAGTGGTCGAAGCGCGTGCCTTCGACATCGATCTCCGGAAGCACTCCTGAGCGGACCAGAAGCGAGAGGAGGAACGCTACCGACTGTCCCGACCGGGCTCGGGTGATGATCGCCTCGGCGGTGAGTGGCAGGGTTCCGTCCGCGATCTCGCGGAGCACCATCGCGCACTTGCTCTTGTGCATCCAGCGTTCGAGCGATGCGGCTTTGCTGTGGTGCGTGAGCAGATAGTCCGCAAGGGGGTGGAGGTCCGCGCGGATCTCTCCCGCGTCGTCGGCGAGCAACTGCTGGATCGCGACGGGCCGGCGGCACTCGACGCAGAGATGATGCTTGCGGATCTCCTCGATCGAGCCACACCCAGGGCAGGCCATCGTCACCGGAGCGCCCGCGCAGTCGGCGCAGACCTTCTGACCGTTCATGAAACCGGTCAAGAACACCCTGCGCCCGCACTCGGGACAGGGCTGCGGTCTACGCATCGCGTAATAGCAGCGTGCGCATACCCGTCGCCCGTCAAGGTGGGAGGCGACCCGGCCAGGTTCTCCGCAGAGACCGCAGGTCTTGATCGGTGCGGTATAACAGGCCAGGCAGACGAGTTCCGGGCGGCGGACGATGATGGTCGCGTGCTGCCTGCACCGCGAGCAGTCACCGAACGATCGAGGGTCGGCTCGCCAGCATTCGCGGCAGAAGCGCTGTCCGTCGATCGTGCGCTGCACGGGTCGGACCCGGCCACAGGAAGCGCAGGAGACGGACCTGGCGTTCCGCTCGCAACGAGAGCAGTGCCGACCACCGCTCGGCGTCTTGTGGGGCATTCTCACCGAGCGGCCGCAGGACTCGCACGTCGGCAGCACTACCCGGTCTGCTCCTTCTTCTACCAGCGCGCGGGCCAGATCCTGGACGGTCACAGGCACATTCGCATGCCGCCCCTCGAGGACCCCAGGCTGCTTGATCAGCGCGAGCTCAAGAAGCCGCTGCGTGAGGGGCACTGGCGCAACCGAATGCACGATCTCAGCGAGACGCTCGGGCAAGATCTCGGGAACGAGGGGACGCACGAGGTCGATAACTTCCGTGACTCTCGGCTGCTGCGGAGGCTTGGCCACCGTGGCTACTTCGTACGCGGACGGCGGATGGTTGCGCGGACAGGACGGAGATCACCGATCGACCCGCGCGTCGCTTCCTCGCCCACGGCCACCGGGGTCGATGCCTCTCGGCGAGCGATTGTCACGAGATCGTCGAGTGAGCACTCCAGCGCATCGCACAACGCCGCCAACACGTCGAGACGCACCCGCTGAGGCGGTTGCGTCACCAGCCGATACACCTGCTCCCTGGACAGGTCGATCCCGCGTTCCTCGAGCAGTGGCTTCAGCTTGGAGGTCTGGAAGATCCCGCGCGAAGCCATCACTCTGCGGAGATTCCATCCGGTGTCGAGCTCAACGGTCATCAGCTTCTCCTTCGATGAGGGCCTTCAGTGCTTCCGCGAGCACCCGGTTCTTGTAGTCCGAACTGACGGAGGCGTAGATCGAGGTCGTCGAGGCGTGCATGTGCCCGACCTGCTCCTGGACGAATCGATCGGCATAGCCGAACTCCAGCAAATGCGTGACGTAGGAATGCCGGAGGCTGTGCAGCGTCAGATCCTTCGACAGGCCAGCCTCGTCCCGCAGCTCCGCGAACCTCCGGTCGAGATACCCGGCGGACAGACGCGTGCGACGCTCGGTCACCCAGAGCGCGTCAAGGTCAACTCCGGGCGCGAAGCGTTCCCGGGCCTGCTCGAGCCATTGCTGCATGCCCGGCACCCACCAGTCGAACTCCGGCACCAGCAGCACCGTCCGCCGCCGCGGCGCACCACCTCCTGCAGCCTTCGCCCACCGCACGTGTATCGCGCCGTAACGCCCCCACTGGCGCATCTTTGCGTTGTGGTGCAGGTCGACGGTGTCGAGCATCACCGCCTCCGTGCGGCGCAACCCGAACGCGTAGACCGTCTTCAGCAGTTGTGCGTCACGCAACGCCCCGAGAGCGCCCTTCCGGCCCGACGCCACGAGCAGCTCGACGCGAGCGTCGGCGGTGTCGAACAGGCGCTCGATCTCGTCGTACGTGAACGGGCGGCGTTTCCCGTCCCCCTCGAACTCAAACCGGTGCGCGACCGTGTTCCACGGCAGACACACCTGGGACGGGACCTCACCGAACTCCCGGTCGCAGATCACCGCAGATGGTGGATGCAGTACGTCGCGACACCCCACACCTGGAGGTCGCTCAGCTCGGGCACAACGATGTCCGGGTGCTGCGCGTTTTCCGCCCGCAGGACCACGCCGGCCGGCGTGAGCTCCAAGCGCTTGACGGTCAGCTCCCCGTCAAGGACGGCCACGATAACGTCGCCGTGCTGCGGGAGCTTTGACCGGTCGACCAGCAGCTCATCCCCATCGCTGATGCCGGCACCGGTCATGGAATGCCCGGACGCGCGGACGATGAACGTCGCCGCCTGATCGTCGACGAGCATGTTCGTGAGGTCTATCGGGCCGTCGTAGTAGTCCTGCGCGGGAGAGGGGAACCCACACGCGACCGCGACCGGCGCGGCCATGATGGTCGCCACCGTGTCCGCATCGATCAGACGTGGCAGAGTCGCCAGCATCCCCGCCTCCCAAGCAATGAACATACAACCGATACTCCAGTATGCGCATTCTGTTCTAGCTTCGAAGATTTACCTGATGAGTGGGCAGGGAGTCGGGCGCGTCGCTACCTCACATTCGTGACCTCAGCGACCGGCACTTCGGGCCGCGCGCGCAGGTATCGGACGGCGTGACGAAACGAGCTGCCGGTGATGGCGGTGTCGGCGGATATCTCGACCACGAGCGGCTGTACAAGCGTGAGCTGCACCGATTCCCCGCGGGCCCGACTGAACCGGTCGACCGCGACAGGCTTCACGGACGCCGGCCACGGGTGCGTACCCGTCGGAGCCTCCAGCAGCTTGCCGAGCGTCCCTGATGCCGCAGCCGAAAGCGATGTAGAGCGGCCGACGATCCGCAGCTCCCCATCGATAGGCAGGCCGAGGACCAGTTCTCGAGGGCGGCCGCGTGATCCGATGACCGCGCCGCAGATCACGTCCAGAGTGTCACGATGCTTCACCTTCACCCACACGCGATCGCCACCCCTATAGGGCTGCGCTGCGCCCTTCACGACGAGCCCTTCAACGCCGGAAGGTGTCAGCGCCTCGAACCACTGGGCGGCCTCGACGGCATCCGCCGTCACGGGGGAGAGGTTCAGCGGCGGCGACCAGCCCGTCGCTAACTCTTCAAGCAGCATCCGCCGATCATCCAACGCCAGATCCCGGGCCTCGCGATCCGCGATCGCGAGGACGTCGAAAGCGACATACGACGCCGGTTCCAGCCGAGCCAGCGTGGCCGCTCTCGCCGCCCCAGCGCTTGTGCGGCGCAGCAGCGCATCGAAATCGAGACGGCCGTCGATCCACACGACGGCCTCGCCGTCCAGGACGACACCGGCTGGTAGCTGCGCCGCCGCAGCTACCAGTTCCGGGAAACCGCGGGTGAGGTTTTCCCTTGCCTCGACCACAGGGTTACCGCGTCGTCATCGACGACGAGCAGCATGCGGAACCCGTCCCACTTCGGTTCATACCGGGCGCCGCCGGGAAGTGAGTCGGCCGCAGGTAGTGACATGGCCGGCCGAGCTAACGCCACCCCCAGGGGCGGCCGCAGCTCGGCCGGCCCTGGGGCATATCAGCCCTTCACGTCGCGAGGATCATTGCCGTAGCTGTTGCGCTCGGCAATCTGCCCGCTCTCGTTCTTGATGATGTGCTCAACCTTGCGGCTTCGAGCGAGGTCGCGACCGGCGTCGATCGCCTCTTCCTTCGTGCGATGCGCGCCACCTTCGTTCGATGCAGCGCCGGTCACGCGGTTGTGCCACGCGCCGTCCTGGTGGAAGGTCTCAACGTCTCCAGTTGGCATGTTGCCTCCGATCGGTAATTGAGATCCCATCTTCACAACTGTGCACCTGCGCCAACAGCCCCTTGCCGAGTGGGTGCGCGCGCCGTTATCGGGGACTACTCGGCAAAGGGCAGGATCACTTGGCCAGTCTGCCCGTCCGATCAATCTGCCGTAAACGATCGTTTTTGACCGCGTCGCGCGGAGTGCGTCAAAACGTCCGCCGGAAACGTGGATCAAAACCGTCTTGCGGCAGACGTTTTCGGCGTGTTTTCCGGCTGCTCGCGAGCGCGAATTTCTACCGAGGGTCTACGGAGTCGATCGCATCTGTCATCGCGGCGAGGAAGCCGGTGATGTGCCGGTGTTGGCTTGGGGTGAGTTTCATCGCGGCGGCGTACATGCGGAGGTGCATGCCGTTCAGCGTGTCGCGGACCTCGGCATCGGCCGTCTCGGTGGCGCGGATCGATGCGCTGCGGTTGATCGCGAAGCCGGCGACGCGTTCGACGCGTCCGTCGCGCTGAAGCTTGTCCGCGAGTGCGTTCGTGTCGGCGGTCGTGATGCCGAGGTAGTGGGCGAGCTCGGCGGGTCGTGCGGTTCGATCCGCGCGGCGGAGGAGGAAGCGTAGAGCGAGCATCTCGTCTTCGGCCATCGACATCGCTTCTCGCGTGCGGCGGCGCATGGCGACCTCTGCGGCCCGGTAGGTGCGCAACGCTTCGAGGGTCTGGCGGGCGAGGGCTTTCGGCTCGGAGATCTCGTCTTGCCAGTAGGTGCGCGGTAGCGCGGGGGTCGGCGCCGCGGCGGGGAGTGGTTGCGTGGCCTCGGGGTCGAGGGGTCTGACGTCGGTCATGCCAGGGATAGGAAGAGCTTTTCGAGCTCGTCCGGGGTGCTGACGCCGTCGGCATCGGGATCAGTCATGCAGTCGCGAAGTGCCGTCGAGATGACGAGGAAGCCCGCCCGGTCGAGGGCTTTGGAGACGGCGGCGAGCTGCTGCACAACGTCACGGCAGTGCGCGTCGCTTTCCACGGCAGTGATGACCGCTGCGAGCTGGCCCTGAGCGCGCTTGAGACGGTTGACCACCTTCCGCTTGGCCTCGGCGTCGTGGGCAAACGGCTCAGTGGTGATCTCGGTTGCGCTCATTCTCGTTCCTTCCGTGGAGTTGACAATCACGATACCCCCTGGGGTATGCTGAGTCCACCCCGGACTGATACCCCCAGGGGTATTACAGATTGAGGATCACATGTGCAGAGCAACAAAGTGCCGGACCTGCGGGAAGACCACGTGGGCGGGATGCGGACAGCATGTCGCAGCCGTCCGCAAGAGCGTGCCCGCATCGGACTGGTGTAACGGCAACCACACCCGCGGCGAGGTCCAGGCCGCGCAGTCGCAGCGTGGTGGGTTCTTCTCCCGCCTGTTCGGGAAGTGACGGGCATGGCCACGATCGATCTGACCGGCGAGACCTTCGGCGGCACGGTTGCGAGCGAAGGCATCGTCCTCGTCGACTTCTGGGCGGCTTGGTGCGGGCCCTGCCGGGCGTTCGCCCCCGTGTTCGAGGCCGCGTCAGAGCGCCACCCCGACGTCGTCTTTGCGAAGGTCGACACCGAAGCGGAGGTCGGGCTCGCCACGGCGAACCGCATCACCTCCATTCCCACGCTCATGGTCATCCGTGACGGCGTCTTGGTTTACAAGCAGCCCGGCGCTCTCCCCGAACCTCAGCTCGAGCTCCTGATCAGCAAGGCCCGCGAGCTCGACATGGATGACGTGCGCCGGCAAATCGCCGAATCCCCCACCGCCGCCTGAAAAGGACCCCCTATGTGCGCACAGATCACCTGCTCAACCTGCGGTAAGCCCACCTGGGCCGGCTGCGGACAGCACATCGAACAAGCCCTCGCGGGCATCCCCAACGACGAGCGCTGCAGCTGCGCTCACTGACAGCGACCGAAAGCAGACCCATGCTCCTCGAACGTCTCTATGACGACGACCTCGCCCACGCCAGCTACGTCATCGGATGCCAGCGCACCGGTGAAGCGATCGTCGTCGACCCGCGCCGTGATGTGCAGGTCTACCTCGACCTCGCCGCGAAGAACGGCATGACCATCACTGCGGTCACCGAAACCCATATCCACGCGGACTACCTCTCCGGCACCCGCGAGCTCGCGGCCCGCACCGGAGCGACGATGTACGTCTCCGGCGAAGGTGGCCCTGACTGGCAGTACGGCTCCGGGTTCCAGGACGCCACCCGGATGATGCACGGCCACCGCATCGCTATCGGGAACATCACCATCGAGGCGGTCCACACTCCCGGGCACACCCCCGAGCACCTGTCCTTCCTCATCACCGACGGCGCCGCCTCCTCGGAGCCGGGCTACGTCCTCACGGGAGACTTCGTATTCGTCGGTGACGTCGGACGTCCTGACCTGCTCGATGAGGCCGCCAGCGGTGTCGATAGCCGGTTCGACGGTGCGCGCGACCTGTTCGCCAGCCTCCGCGACCAGTTCCTCACCCTGCCCGACTATGTGCAGGTTCTCCCGGCTCACGGCTCAGGGTCTGCGTGCGGCAAAGCCCTCGGCGCGGTCC
It includes:
- a CDS encoding tyrosine-type recombinase/integrase, which produces MICDREFGEVPSQVCLPWNTVAHRFEFEGDGKRRPFTYDEIERLFDTADARVELLVASGRKGALGALRDAQLLKTVYAFGLRRTEAVMLDTVDLHHNAKMRQWGRYGAIHVRWAKAAGGGAPRRRTVLLVPEFDWWVPGMQQWLEQARERFAPGVDLDALWVTERRTRLSAGYLDRRFAELRDEAGLSKDLTLHSLRHSYVTHLLEFGYADRFVQEQVGHMHASTTSIYASVSSDYKNRVLAEALKALIEGEADDR
- a CDS encoding DUF2188 domain-containing protein, which encodes MGSQLPIGGNMPTGDVETFHQDGAWHNRVTGAASNEGGAHRTKEEAIDAGRDLARSRKVEHIIKNESGQIAERNSYGNDPRDVKG
- a CDS encoding helix-turn-helix domain-containing protein, whose amino-acid sequence is MTVELDTGWNLRRVMASRGIFQTSKLKPLLEERGIDLSREQVYRLVTQPPQRVRLDVLAALCDALECSLDDLVTIARREASTPVAVGEEATRGSIGDLRPVRATIRRPRTK
- a CDS encoding thioredoxin family protein: MATIDLTGETFGGTVASEGIVLVDFWAAWCGPCRAFAPVFEAASERHPDVVFAKVDTEAEVGLATANRITSIPTLMVIRDGVLVYKQPGALPEPQLELLISKARELDMDDVRRQIAESPTAA
- a CDS encoding MarR family transcriptional regulator — translated: MTDVRPLDPEATQPLPAAAPTPALPRTYWQDEISEPKALARQTLEALRTYRAAEVAMRRRTREAMSMAEDEMLALRFLLRRADRTARPAELAHYLGITTADTNALADKLQRDGRVERVAGFAINRSASIRATETADAEVRDTLNGMHLRMYAAAMKLTPSQHRHITGFLAAMTDAIDSVDPR
- a CDS encoding ATP-dependent DNA ligase — translated: MVEARENLTRGFPELVAAAAQLPAGVVLDGEAVVWIDGRLDFDALLRRTSAGAARAATLARLEPASYVAFDVLAIADREARDLALDDRRMLLEELATGWSPPLNLSPVTADAVEAAQWFEALTPSGVEGLVVKGAAQPYRGGDRVWVKVKHRDTLDVICGAVIGSRGRPRELVLGLPIDGELRIVGRSTSLSAAASGTLGKLLEAPTGTHPWPASVKPVAVDRFSRARGESVQLTLVQPLVVEISADTAITGSSFRHAVRYLRARPEVPVAEVTNVR
- a CDS encoding signal peptidase II: MTPDAAADAELTSGERQQRGRWRLTAGALALGGLVLLIDQGTKAWAEATLTVSERLPLIGDLLGLQLAYNPGAAFSFGEGSTWVFALVAVAATVTAIVFAFRVRHPGWAIVIGALGGAAASHAGDRLFRAPGFAQGHVVDFLAYGNWFIGNVADVVIVTAAIAGALLMIRGNEN
- a CDS encoding metal-sensitive transcriptional regulator, whose amino-acid sequence is MSATEITTEPFAHDAEAKRKVVNRLKRAQGQLAAVITAVESDAHCRDVVQQLAAVSKALDRAGFLVISTALRDCMTDPDADGVSTPDELEKLFLSLA
- a CDS encoding LexA family protein; this encodes MLATLPRLIDADTVATIMAAPVAVACGFPSPAQDYYDGPIDLTNMLVDDQAATFIVRASGHSMTGAGISDGDELLVDRSKLPQHGDVIVAVLDGELTVKRLELTPAGVVLRAENAQHPDIVVPELSDLQVWGVATYCIHHLR
- a CDS encoding IS256 family transposase is translated as MALDQSALLELLGELKLTDVTDRIRVATEALYQELIDAEAAAFIGAAPFERTPDRVTQRNGTRPRTLTTTAGELELRIPKLRQGSFFPSLLERRRRVDQALFAVVMEAYVHGVSTRKVDDLVKALGADTGISKSEVSRICANLDEDVAAFRDRPLADTSYPYVFLDATYCKARVGRRVVSQAVVVAIGVAADGRREVLGFEVGETESQPFWTTFLRSLKARGLGGVKLVISDAHTGLISAIETVFAGASWQRCRVHFMRNVLSNVPKASGPMVASIIRTIFAQPDTEHVFAQFHEVVRMLTRSHPKIADMLEDAKDDILAFCGFPQQHWRQIWSTNPLERVNKEIKRRTDVVGTFPNPAALLRLAGHVLIEQHDEWDGADRRYFSEHSMKLLTAIDEEVAIPELNAA
- a CDS encoding cadmium resistance transporter — encoded protein: MLATIGSAIGLFAATNIDDIVVLTVLFLASSRGKPRPWQIVAGQYLGFITLVVISVIAALGLTIVPDEWVGFLGLIPLGIGIWTLVRGLRRNGDDDDDDEKITAVGLWGVAGITIANGADNISLYTPIFRTSSPGDVVVMIAVFLVLVAVWCAAGRLIGTHKAVTETLERVEHWLVPVVFIGLGLFILIDSGVIVRLVEVLA